The following are encoded in a window of Platichthys flesus chromosome 19, fPlaFle2.1, whole genome shotgun sequence genomic DNA:
- the june gene encoding junE proto-oncogene, AP-1 transcription factor subunit → METPFYHDDSPAVSGCSHLAEDQRDPGTRMLMSKRSMSAPGSHHFPGGGATGGRGGTSHLGLGGNRSLMSAVASAASPGDMNLLQLAPPDLEHLIIQTNQGLVTTSPASNSTNPFIYRHQATNEQEGFADGFVKALADLHKQNQLLGGGPMSPSSSCSVSLQTAYQRSLMAAADPPVYTNLSSYTQGQRPYSGGPGGPPQPHTRGMDVPQTVPEVPHPSGDPMSPPSLSPVDLETQERIRAERKKLRNRVAASRCRQRKLERISRLEEKVKVLKTQNSDLASTASMLREQVAQLKQKVKGHITSGCQITVSSATATRPGRGGRGGRGGRGGTGSEDC, encoded by the coding sequence ATGGAGACACCTTTCTACCACGACGACTCTCCGGCTGTCTCCGGCTGCAGCCACCTCGCTGAGGACCAGCGGGACCCAGGAACCAGGATGCTGATGAGTAAGAGGTCCATGTCAGCGCCAGGCAGTCATCACTTCCCCGGCGGTGGCGCcacaggagggagggggggaaccAGCCACCTGGGGCTCGGGGGGAACAGGTCCCTGATGTCGGCGGTGGCCTCGGCAGCGTCTCCGGGGGACAtgaacctgctgcagctggcgCCGCCCGACCTGGAGCACCTGATCATTCAGACCAATCAGGGACTGGTCACAACCAGCCCCGCGTCCAACTCCACCAACCCCTTCATCTACCGCCACCAGGCGACCAACGAACAAGAAGGATTCGCCGACGGCTTCGTCAAAGCGCTGGCTGACCTTCACAAGCAGAACCAGCTGCTCGGAGGCGGCCCCATGTCCCCGTCCTCGTCCTGCTCCGTCTCCCTGCAGACGGCCTATCAGAGGAGCCTGATGGCCGCCGCTGACCCCCCCGTCTACACCAACCTCAGCAGCTACACCCAGGGCCAGAGGCCTTATTCTGGAGGACCCGGTGGACCACCTCAGCCTCACACCCGAGGCATGGACGTCCCTCAGACCGTCCCCGAGGTGCCTCACCCGTCAGGTGACCCCatgtcccctccctccctctccccggtCGACCTAGAGACGCAGGAGCGAATCAGAGCCGAGCGCAAGAAGCTCCGCAACCGCGTCGCCGCGTCGAGGTGCCGCCAGCGGAAGCTGGAGCGGATCTCGcggctggaggagaaggtgaaggtTCTGAAGACCCAGAACTCAGACCTGGCCTCCACCGCCTCCATGTTGAGGGAGCAGGTCGCCCAGCTCAAGCAGAAGGTCAAGGGTCACATCACCAGCGGCTGCCAGATCACTGTCAGCTCCGCGACCGCCACCAGGcctggacgaggaggacgaggaggacgaggaggacgaggagggacgGGCAGCGAGGACTGCTGA